The genomic stretch ACTTCAGTACTTTGGCATGCtggaaaaatggttttaaagcAGAAGTGGCAAGTAGGGTAGGCGTGTCTAACCTGCTCCCACAGTACTCTTGATTTACATTAAAAGCTGTGAGATTAGAGGTTTTCCTTGGGGCTTTTGGAAAGGAGGCAAGATGGAGGGAGAATACTTTTGGAATAATTAGGCGAAATGTCACACACATCTGTTGAGAGGCAAGTCGCATTGAGAGGGAGGTTTTTTCCAAACAGGAGGGCTAAGACTGAAAGGGCTTGGTATTGAGATGGTGTGTACTGCCTCTCTCCGGTGTTAAACTCTGGCTGCTGAAAGGCACCCCTCTCCCGTGTCCGGGgcttggtttgggggttttgtgtggttttatgGCCCTGTTGCTCCTCTTCAGCTGGCGCTTCCATTCAGCCCCCGGCTGTCAGGTGCCTTTTCCGAAGGAAACGCTTCCCCTGACGTCAGGAGGCTTGCACCTCCCCACAGGGACTATTGCGTAAGGGAGGCCGGTGGCGAGCGCTTGTGTAGCCCTACGCGCACACGCGTGTCCGCGCCCACCGGCCCCGCGGGACCCGGGAAGGGGCGGCCACGTGGCTGCCCCGCCCGTGGGCGGGGCTCTCGCACCTtgccccgcccccggccccgccccaaGCGCCTCGCCGTTACCCAGCACCGACACGTCAGGGCTGTTGGGTCCTGGCAGGTGAGTAAGATGGAGGGatgccccggcggcggcgggcgctcTACGTTTCCAGGTGGTTTTGCGCAGACAAAAAAAGTCTCTGCTTTGTGCCGGTCCTTCCCGCCCGGGGCGTCACTTTTGGGTGCTTTCGTTTAGATTGGCTCTTTTTTAATCGGTAATTTACCCCTGTCAGGACGCGGCAGCCAATTTCCGTTTCCGCCTTCGTGTCCGCTCGCGGAGGGCAGCCGCGGCGGGCCGagccgctccgcgccgccgccaTGGAGACGCTGTACCGCCTGCCCTTCGCCGTGCTCGAGTGCCCCAACATCAAGCTGAAGCGGCCGAGCTGGGTGCACATGCCCTCCGCCATGACCGTTTACGCGCTGGTGGTGGTGTCCTACTTCCTCATCACCGGAGGTgaggccggggcgggcgggagaCCCCGC from Gavia stellata isolate bGavSte3 chromosome 5, bGavSte3.hap2, whole genome shotgun sequence encodes the following:
- the OSTC gene encoding oligosaccharyltransferase complex subunit OSTC isoform X2, with amino-acid sequence METLYRLPFAVLECPNIKLKRPSWVHMPSAMTVYALVVVSYFLITGGIIYDVIVEPPSVGSMTDEHGHQRPVAFLAYRGYLMG